Sequence from the Amaranthus tricolor cultivar Red isolate AtriRed21 chromosome 1, ASM2621246v1, whole genome shotgun sequence genome:
AttgaaaaataagttttcaTATACCGAACAATGTTGTTCAAAGACCAAATAAACCCTATAACCTTCTAAAAATAGATATACAATGTACACTAACAACTCTTCTGTTAATTTcccaaaagagaaaaaatattaCAGAGATAGAGAAACAGGTAATGTACATATAATCTACAGAACATGTTATACAAACACCCATCAACCCCTGAAAAGGGAAAAAAGACGAAACCCTCGCTAGTTCCCTCTTAAAGCTTGCAGTTGCAGGTCTTTTGTTTTACATACAAGGTAATACAATGCCATAGGAAATCTATGACAGAAATACTGAGAGAATACCATTTTTGCAGATAATAGTACATCTATACCTGGCAAATATCAGGTGCTAGAATTTACGAGCAGGAGAATCTGGATAGACTGTTCAAAATGGTTGAGTTTATTGTCAGCCGGAAAGACTGTGCTCCAACTGTTAACCATTGGAAGCTAAGGCGAACAGCCATCCTTCATATTCATGGTTACTGTCAGTAATCTGATGTGTTTGCGATGCACAATTGAATATTGGGCTGAACCTGAAATTACAACATGGATTTTGGTGCTGACATGCTCCTGTAATATTACCATAGAACTGTCATTCGAGAAAGATTTTACTTTTTAACCTATCCTAACATGAAATCAGAAGGTCCATATCATAAGGATGGGAATTTACTCTTCAGAAGCTCCTAGTATCGTTCAAAGGATCGTAATCATAAGCATCACCAGCCTTGACAAATCGGCCCTTCACACGCTTCCTCACGTCAGCCCTGGCTTTGCGAGATGCATATCTAACTCTCTTCTCAAACCTAGTTCATCAATAAGAAGAAAAACAGTCAGTAAATCAAACTACAGCACACTGACACGGCAATAAACAAAGAATTCAACGAGTACCCTGTCAGACTTTCTCCTGCCCACATAAAACTCGCAACATCCTGATTATAAACACCCAGTATGACTGCAAACTAGAATCGACCCATATACCAGTAACTAATCACTAATAATCCTATAAATTATGGCTGCTGCACTCTACTGTTTGAATATAAATTGCTGATTGGCTTGTGGCTGATTGAgcataaattgatattttagcTCATGGTGGATTGAGTACAATAATTGATGGCTCAAGGCTGCATCTTGTTACTGATTTTGTTCTAATTCCGCCACTTAGCTTATTCTTCTCTATTTCTCTGCTCACTCTCTGCGTATCCAACTTAGAGTCCTTGTATATCTCCTCTTTCTAGGTTTAGCTGGTTTAGTCTTACCATAAAACTCTGAGAACCTCCTAAAGACTAGTCCCAAGTCTTGACTCAAATTTTGGCTCAAATGTATAAGATTATAACAATAAGTATAATGTAGTGGACTAGTGGTTTGGCAGAATTGACAAACAGAAAATTTTCCATAATGTAAAATCTCAAGCACAGTCGCAGTTGCTGCCGTGAGCCCGTGACGGTTCCAAAACAACTTTCACGGTGTTTTACGGTTACCGTGACCTATATTGCAGTTGCAATAACCTCAAAAACTATGACAAATTGATGTGGTCGCGATGCAATGATCCCGTCATGCAGTCGATATTTAACACGATGATATTTTCTTCCGtttgtttttttcaaataaaatattcttacTTAACAAAGAAAAGATCTTACATCAAACCTGGGCAAACCTCCCAAAAGCCACTTTCATTTTTGTAAGCATCTGGATTTGGGTCCAAGGATCTAGAACCTAATCCTTTACCTTGGGCTGCGCGATCTTCTCAAAATCTTCAAAAGGACGTACCATTAAATTTATGGCTGCTATAGTGAAATGTGAGTGGAGATACTCAAAAGAGAGCTGCCACGGCAAAAGACATTGTTGACTCTACTCATAAAGCTTAGGAAAGGTGCTGCACCACAAAGGATATATAATGGTACGCACGAAGGTCATGAGAGACATTACATAGCAAAATAGGATTTTCACTGCTCCAAGTCAAACATTGGATATAAATATACTAACATTCCCCACAATCAAGGTAATCTCAGGTATCCCAAACTTAACTCATTTATTGTTATTCACTCTCAATCATTGGTAAATAAGCATTACTCTTCTTGCATTGATTCTTGCATTGAAGAACATTTATTAAAGCCTCGCGCCATAAATAAACCCTAGAAAGTTCCTTCAAGCTAAGGTCACTGTGCACTTGGGATtgtctgacttgagcgtcggatgTGGTTCTCAGGGTAACTTTAGGCCATCTATCATGCACTACTTGAACAGACTAGTCATTTAAGTGGTCTTACTACAGGAAGGATAGAAAAAACAAGTCTCTCACCAGCATCACACACATCAAACACCTTTTTAATCATCTCCTTAATCCTCTTACTCGACCAGTTTAGAGTAACCTTAACTGTTATCGGTCCCAGACAAGAACAATTAGCATCAAAGAGTTTTGGGGGGATTTTGTGAGGTTTTCCCGGATTTGATGTAAGATATTTGATTTGGTACGTAAAAATTTTACTTTCATATTTTTTGGCCGGGAAAAGATCAACTGAAAGTGTGACCGTCTGACCAATACTAAAATAAAAGAGTAAAGTTCTCATGTATGTGTATTAAAGAGTACTAGTAATGCATAACACAGAGGCCTAAATAAACGACGGTAAGGCAGAAGCAGTGACATAGCTATCATTGTTTCATTTCAGAAAACATGTAACAGAATAGATTATCATGGAAAGAAAGCTGAAACTCAGTCTACACTAACACTTTCTTATTTGATGAGTCTTGTAAACACTTTATTGAATTCAAAGAAGAACCTTAAAAGAACGGGAGATTTCCTCATGTCTTCAATCACAAAGGATAAATTAGAAAGACCATGCACCAAAAagtttaagaataataagaaagaCAACTTAATCTATTAATTTATCACAAAAGGTCCTAACTCACAATATAGATGAATATATTTGTTCGGGTATTGTGTAGACCAGAAGTATTTGGTCACCATATAATGTCCTCTAAGAGCATCTTAAGCTAAAACTATTCCTTTTTGGtcacaaatatttttcaaacaagACAAATGATAACATATTAACAATGCGTATGAATTAAAAAACGCAACAAAGAAATTTATTATGTCCTGAAGGATGACATaaggaaaacaaaacaaaattaattttctgCAAAACTTACTTTCTGGTCTTCTTCTTTTCCTTATATCGCATAACAGCTTCAGTTCGAATAGTGGATTGGTTAGAACTTTCAGGACCTTGAGGACACCAGGGTGGCTCTCCAAGTAAAAGCAATGAAGAAGCTCCACAGTCCTGATAATCCCCACCGCTACTCTCTCCAGTAAGGCCAGAAAAGGAGAGACCAGAATGGGCTTGCTTTGCCGCAAAGCCAATGTTTGGTTCAGTTTTGACACTCATGATTGAGTCAGCAGATGCTGCATTGCTGCATGCTGGCTGCATTTGACCAGTAATTCCAGCCGATGCCCCCTGCattataccaaaatatcatcaccATCACCACTATTAAGAACAAATGGACTCCCAGCTCAATAATGTAAAATACAATACACCATTAAAAAAATGCTACTTATTGGAGAACCTTGGAACTAGGATTCTTTACAAATTAAAGCTTTGCATAACAGAACACAAACAGGTTTTCAATGAACTGAATCAAGAACTATTCCCAAAATTTTCAGTACTTGCAAAAGCAAATCATATGTCCCTTATTTTGATCGAAAGATATATAGTTCTTTGTTATAATAGACTATTAAGATGacttattaaattatgtgcgAATCATATTTGTTATCAAGAGTCTATCAGAAAaaatctctttgttatcactaacatggtaaggtAAGGTTATATACATCCGACCCCCTCTTAAACCCGCTTAAGTGGGAGCCACTTTACCCTTTAAACAACAAAGATTGTTTCCAATGGaccattaaaatcaaatacCATccacaacttcacataaataggAAGCTAACGTAATTTTACAAGTTATTTTAGTACATTcaattataatccaaaaccaaagatTTAAAATACGAATGACACTCCTTAAGTACCAAATTTTTGTTTTGGTGAAATGCTTATTGAGAACAACCCCATTGATTTTCTTCTCTCCCAACACCCTTTATTAGGTGCAAAAAACCCATAATTGAAGGTAAAAAATTGAAGTTAACCACAAGCTTGTAATTAGAGAGCATTGCCAAGCGAAGTGCCTTTTTTCTTACAAGTTAacattgttaaatttttttcttactttaaTCCACTGTATGTAAGTTAAGATTGGCATCTATCTTCTTGATGGCCAATTAAGACAGAATTTTAGTGGCCCAATGACAAAGCAAGATATTTGGATACAATTTGCTTCTTTATTATCTTTAAAAGTGAGTGTATTATCTAGAAGTGTTCATTCGATTGGAGTTTTGATCCTTGGTTAAGAGTGATAGGTGAACTTAAGAGCCAAATAAGTGTATTTCCCATTACATAGGTCTAATGTGCCTACTGTTTATTAGTTCTGATACTGCAGGGTTAAAAGAGAAGTTGGCAAGCTTCTACAATTCTATTTCAGCACATCAGCTTTTTTCCTATGTATGTTGTGGAAGTTAATAGTTTTTGATACTACAGCTAGAGACAAATGTTGGGAATTCCTCATACAAGTACAAAGAGTGAGCATTTTATGGGATACATTGATTCATCTTGTTTAAGCTTGGTGCCATTCTATGGAAGCTTTTCAAGGTTTCGGAGCAGAAGATGTTATAAGATTGGTACGCCCAGTTCTCAAACTGATTTCCTTGTGGATACCTTGTGCTGACATCCTCAAGGGTTTTGTAAAACTGTACATGCTTTCTAGCAAGGTCTAAATCAACGTAGTCCTAGCCACTAATAAGCTAACGAGCCTCATACTTATCCCTATCAGCCTAACCTTTTCCATAAAccaataattaaaaagaaatgaaaaaagaattaaatcTAAAGCTAGTAAGGACAAAGATCTAAAATAATGTAGACCTGGCCATTAATAAGCTAATGAgcttaaaaattttctttttcagcCTAACACAACATAGTTAGATTAAcaggattttaaaaaaaatttgacgtGATTGGTAAGAAATCCTCAACTTCGCATTATATTGAGTTAAGTGGTTGGATAGAGTTGGATTAGAACATAAAAGATACTTCTAAGAAAAATTGAGGTCCAACAAGAAACAAACCTCAGCACCCAATCCACCCTGGCAATTAGAATCAGCTATGCGCATGTCATGTCTTGAAAACAAGCTGTTAATTCCACCATTCTCAAGCAATTGTTCCGAGTGAGTAAGAGTAACACCAAAGAGCTCGTCATAGTTCTCAAAATTTATGTCAACTTCATCCATGTCTATGTCTGCAAACAGGTCATCCTCGGATGTTGCAACAACTCTATAAGAGGAATAAAACATCTGCACAGAAGACAAAAAAGATTGTCAAATGCAACCCAGAAAAACACCTCCaaatatagttcaatatatCTGATCCAGAAAAGCCCCTGGAAGAGGGAAAAATGAATAACTAAAGGAAACTAATATAACAGAatactttgatgatattaaattaatataacaGGTTGAGATGGCAATATACTTGTCCTTAACAAAAAGCTTTACCATAAGTATCTCGATGGTTCAGAGTGCCAATGTGTTATATTTCGTATACCTGATACGCAATTAAATATTCGCACTTCATCAGAAACTTACAAGTGATCAGTAATTTCAcaactaaaattttaatgataGAAAGCAGTTTTGGACAAAATATGTGGGCACTGGAGGGGAAAGCAATGGTGAACCTAATcattatatgttttgttatgaggaaTACATCAATTttcttatcaatttttttaacttgTTCCTTCACAGATTTTACTTTGGTTGTACCAGGAAATTCTTTAGTAGACTAGCAGGCTTCAGCATGACTGATGTACTGTTCTTTTTATGAAAACCATTGTCACAGAAGACTTCTGATACTGCAATAGATAAATACTTCTTTGTTTAGGGgttttataaattttgattcatcaatATGATTACTTTGAATATCTAAAGGATTCTTAAACAAGTTCGGACCAGAAAAGGATGCTGCTGCATCAAGAAAACAATAACAAGGAATGAAGCCACAACAGGATGCTTAGTGAGACCGTAACTAGACAATTTTCCTATCCAAATGACTAATCCGAAAAATGCTGAAGTGGTAATTACCTGAGAGGATTCTGTACACCCAGGTTGGTCTGGACATTCACGCAGACGGAGTTCAGGGCTAGATGCACGTCCACTCCAAAAAATTGATTCATTGAGATCATTCCCATCAGCAACTGCAGCTTGATTGTCATTTTTATCAACATGATCCATGCAGTTCTTTGTACCACTCTCAGAAATACTCAATAAACCTAATCCTTCTTGACAAGTAGAATTATCTGATGAAGGCAGAGGAATATCTAAGATGAATGACCAGATTTTGGAAAGCTCTGATGCAGAAGGGCAGCCAGTATAATAATCTATACTTTGCTGCTTATGAAATGAAGTTTTCTCATCATGACCCTCCCAATTACATTTCTGGCATAGAGATACTTCTTCATCAATACATCTAACTAAAGCAGGCTGGGCATTACATCTTTCACAAACAAGAGTCCGAGAATGTCGCTTCGAAAGGGCATTAGCAGAGTGAACATTTCGATCACAGGACAAGCACAAAAAAGCTGTATCAGATCGGCAGTACACCATTGATCTGTGTTCCCCACAATAGTCACATAAATATCCCATTATTTCTAAGGAAGTTCAAAATTCTTATTCAAATCACGGGCCAGTTTGCCCCCCACAACTTATTTTTTACAGGAACACGTAGTTGAATACCTGTTCATAAGGAAACAAAATTAGAGAAGAGAAATGTAAACATCACTGAACAAATTCCAATTTTTATGCGTCAATAATTCCACGTAAAGTGCAATAGGGGACAAGCTAACTACCTTAATAATACACAGGAAAGTTATCAATACCATTTTAATGCGTCAACAATACCTTGTTCTTATCAAGCTAATTACCCTAATAATAGGAGCAAGCTAACTACCTAATACACAAGGAAATTCAGTGCAGTTATCAACAAGATAAGCACAAGGACGGAGCAAAACAGGCAAAAAAATTTATGACCTTGTGCGCTTTCATAGTGGAGGCCCCCTAACCCCAAATGTTTTGGACCAAACATTCATACAGCCAGGCATATTACATATAGTTGTACTAAAGGCCCCTTGGGTCCTGTGCAGTCAAGCATGTTGCATATGCACAAAACCTCCCCGGATCTGGACGCGTACACATTGACTTATAAGGTAGTGCATTTTACAAGCACTTCCCTTGACAGCCCACAAACAAAAAAGAGAATAATCAACATTAACAATGTTGCAGAACTAATACCTCTTGTTCTTACTTATCACAAACCTTTAATCAATTTCTGCAATCgagatcaaaaataaaaaacctaaGTAGTTGTGTTATGGGCTATTTGAGGATTCAAACATGGATTACTATGCACTTAATTCAATTTTGATGCTTTCCATTTAATTATCCCATTAGGGTCAAGATCCATACCATGAAGAAACACCCAAACAGCTCAGAAAGAGAAAAGTAAGTTGAAAGAATAGGCAACAGAATTCCTTCATATACACCCTAAACCACTATTTAGTCAAATGACCataacaaattcaaagaaaatgttgcaaattaattatgaaaagtaATAAGTATGTCCTGAAATACACTTTCACAAGTTAGAGTATTGGAATAAACTAACACCGACAATAGAACTCATTGAAAACTACTAATACCGAACCATCAGTACATTAATTTAATAGCAACTCAAATAATCAGGTTGATTTCAACAATCATGAGTTAAACCACTGGTTAAGGGCTTTTCCGGAATTCGATTCTCACTGCTTATAACAACAATCAATTTCTCTGGAAATTTTCTATCCTTATCCCGGATCAAAAACAAATATAAGATTGATTTCATATTCTAATAAAAGAAACGATGAACAAGAAAACATGGAATTtccacacacacaaaaaaaagaTGATGACTTTTAGGTAAAGTACGCAAAattaaaagcaaaaataaacactaaaaacaaacaagaaaaatcaaaagaagaagatgaagaagaatcaAGTAAAGTCAAAATCAAAGAACGGAAAAATTACCAGGAATCTAGGAAGAAATctgttgatagaaaaagcaataaaaaagGGACGAGTGCAGAGTCCAGAGGCTGTGCTCTCTTTTCTATCTACTTGATGAATTGTACACTCTTGCTTGTGTGTGGGTCACAACAGCTTAAATTTggcaattaaaattaaaaaaaccaatcaaaattgagactcattttaataaaataaagtatttatggacaaaaaaagatattttttataaatataaagaaaGTAGGGTGGGAAGAAATTCTGACAAAAAGTGATAAAAAGTGAAAATAGGTGGGGCCATGGAGTTCATGCGACGAAAAGTGTTAGGGCCCAACCCGTATGCCGCTTTAATGCTTCAGTTTTGGCAACCTGTTTTTTGCCAAGTCATCATTTTTATGAAAGTTCAACTCATACCTCATGGTCGGCAAATCTTGAATgacttcattttatttaactaTGTGAATT
This genomic interval carries:
- the LOC130805640 gene encoding zinc finger protein CONSTANS-LIKE 10-like, translating into MGYLCDYCGEHRSMVYCRSDTAFLCLSCDRNVHSANALSKRHSRTLVCERCNAQPALVRCIDEEVSLCQKCNWEGHDEKTSFHKQQSIDYYTGCPSASELSKIWSFILDIPLPSSDNSTCQEGLGLLSISESGTKNCMDHVDKNDNQAAVADGNDLNESIFWSGRASSPELRLRECPDQPGCTESSQMFYSSYRVVATSEDDLFADIDMDEVDINFENYDELFGVTLTHSEQLLENGGINSLFSRHDMRIADSNCQGGLGAEGASAGITGQMQPACSNAASADSIMSVKTEPNIGFAAKQAHSGLSFSGLTGESSGGDYQDCGASSLLLLGEPPWCPQGPESSNQSTIRTEAVMRYKEKKKTRKFEKRVRYASRKARADVRKRVKGRFVKAGDAYDYDPLNDTRSF